The genomic interval TTGCAGTAGTAGGGCTTGTCGCTGGTGTGGACGTGGGAATGTTTCTTTCGATCACTGCTGTTGGCAAACTTCCTGTCACAGCCATCAAATTCACATTTGAAAGGCTTTTCCCCTgcaagaaaacataggaaagatTACCAAGTGCTTTTCAGAGACCTCTTACTTGAGAGAGAGATCTCAGGGCAAACATCAGGATGCATTTCCCATTCTCTTGAAGGCCAACTCCCGGCCTAATTCCTACTCCTAATTCCTATGTTCCAGGATGCCATGGGGAAGGGATACTTCAGGGACGGGCCTGGTGTCCCCTGGCCTGGAGGCTCTCCTTGGACCTGGGCTGGATGTCAACCCCTGTAGTACCGTAGGGGTCAAGGTGAGAATGACTAGTGTGTGTCCTGGCTGTGATACCAATCCAACTAGGACCCAAATACCCACGTCCTCGTTCCCCTCAGGATCTATACATGCAAGAATTCAAGCAGATCCCCCTGCCAAGATAAATACCGATAAAATGACACTTCCAAAGACACAGCTTGGGTGaagaccaaagaaaaagaaaagaaaaataaacacatactcAATTAAAAGCAAACTGGGGGTGGTacagtaaaattataataatGGCATTTGGTTTCAGAGTGTTCCCAGGATTTCACtggtggaaaaggaaaggaaatataaCAGAATCCTATTCTCTTCAGAAATAAAGATACCTATGAAACCCATGATCTCaccactggatttttttttttttttacaagcctAGTTGGGCAGAGAGGCTTGTTGGCCTCTTCATTCTGCCAGCCTTCCTCACAACTTGCTGGACAGTTAAGAGCCTAGGAGAACAGAACCTTAACAAATGTTAGTAAAGACCACAGGCCTAAGCCAGAACCTGGCATTTACCTGATGCCAGAAGTAAGCTTATTCTAACATTGCTTAAGAGTCAAAAAAGATCAACCATTTACCAGAGTCTTTAGGCCCAAGGCCCCTTTAAGCTGCTCTACCCACCCCAGTAACACAATGCCCTTGAACACAAGGCCCCTAGTCCAGGTAGTAGAAATGCTCAGCAAGACAACTAGATATTCTGCCACATCACATCTTggtattaaaaaagcaaaaacaggaaGACTTAGTATCTATGAACTTAATGTATTTGAGTCCATAATTGAACATGTCATCTCATACGTATTATGGTATAATGATATATTCCTTATATTTAAAtgacataaaaaagaaagttaaatttctgtatatttcagCAGCTACTCTGATGACACAAAAAGAATGATCTTTTCCTtggtttttaataatttattttttttaagtcaaactaTTAAGACAGCTTAGTGTACATAAGTTTCTGTGGTAGATTTTTCTTATACAAACATTTCAGTGTattgttctcttttttatttcacCAATGATGACTGCTTCAATGCCAGAGTATGTTAGCACATCTGAAAGTATTTAGAATGTAACTTATCCTACCTggaaatattgtttaaaaataaaatgaaatattactcataCACCTCCTACAATGATCTataaagaaaggggaaaacacAACATAACGCAATGATAATCATAACCTCTAAAAATTCTCTGTAGGTGGGCTGCAACAAAAACAGTTAATCGAGTTTTATCAACACCAGTTATTTGTCCTGATTTCTGTATTTCACTGTAAGTTGGAGATAGTATTAATTTAATACAGCATTCTTCCAAAAGATCGTAATCAGCCTTTCCTCAACATGGAGGATTAAGTGGTTTTATTCACCCTATGCCAGTGTGcaattttcccccttttttccagAATTCTCACGTTTCTGCACAAGCTACATATCCCGGATTGTGAAGAATAAACGGCTTGAATATTGCTGGTTCTGCTACTGCACATGGTAAAGAGAAGCATAAAGAATCAGACCGAGTAAGGGCAGATAAGGAGTGGAAAGAAAGGTAAAGAGCAGGGATAAAGGAGATAGAGGAAGAAAGACCAGAAGGAAAGGGTGATAGAATCTCCTGTTTTACTCAGGGGGGCCTAAGAAGGGGGGCAGTGATCAAGTTCCACCTGACTACAAAGGGTGAAAGACCTGTGTTTACATTTCAGATTCTGATAGAAGGGTCACGTCAGAATTTACTTACAGAGTTTGAGAGTGAGGGGAGCTACGTGTGATAACTCGAGTCCAGTCCAGAGGAAGGTTATAAACGGAATTGGGGGCACGTGGGTCAGAAAATGGGCCTTCGGGAGTGGCGGGGATTATTCCCTTTGATCAATCTGTTCCTGGATCCTGGATAACTCCCGCAAAAGCTACAGCTTTGTGGTTGGGAGGGGAGTCCGGGGCGGCCCCTCCCTGGACACAATGCTCAGTGGCTAAGCCGCCCAGGGACCGCCGAAAACACCCAGCGCGGGTTTGAGCATCAACGTGAGGGCGTTCGCATTCCTCCCGAGGGACCCCGCCAGATCCACGCAGCCATCGGAAACCCGGCTGGAATGCAACCTTGCGCGTGACGAGGAACCCGAAAACAAAAGGGCCCCCGGATCCTTCTGGGCACCCAGGTCCCCGCCCCCAGAAGCTGGCAAGCACGACCCCTGGGGCCAGCCCTCcaggaggggtgggaggcagcCTGTCCCCCCGGGGCCGGAGAGCCGGCCGGGGTCAGCTGCCGCGCCATCAATTTCTAGTTCCTTGCTTGACCTGGGCGGAAACGGCTCCGGGCAGCCTCCCTGCCCGCCGAGGTAAGGTCCACTCCCCCTCCGAGGCCTAGAAAGGCGGGAAGGGCCGAGGCCGGCTCTGCTTTTAGGGGTTCCGTTTGGGAACGGCTTCACTCCCCGCGCCCCGCACGCGCGGTTCACATTCCCGGGCCTCCGCCCAGTCGGGAAGTTCTGGGCACAGGGGCCCGCAGCTGGTTTAGCGGGCCAGGGAATTTTTACGCCAGCCTCGTGGGAAATTGCCTTTTGGAAAAATCATTAAGGCAGACTGATCCAGATGAGAAAAGAACTGTACTGGCAAACGAAACTCCCTCCCAGCCGGTCATCAGCCAGTCCGCAAGCGGCCTGTCAGGTGCCGGCGACAGGAGAAAGGCCCGGGGCTTCCAGCCTTGGGCCCCCGGACCTGGCTTCTCTCACAAGTCCCTACAAGGCTTCTGCCCGGGCCGCTGGCCAGGCGTTGGGGCCCACGCCCGGCCGCTGCCTCCTCGCCGCCGCAGCGTCGATAAATCAGCCAAGTAATTACTGAATGTAAACTCCAGTTACTTAAGTGTCCTCCGAGGGGTAATATTGCCTGTCCCTATAAATCCCGACTGCGCTCGCGCTCATCAGTGCTTCTGCCAAACGCGCTCGTCCGTACGAAGGGGCACAAGACTCATGGGGCCATCCCACTGCCCCGGGCCGCAGCTGCCCTCACCCAGGGCCGTGGCACCCCTAAAGCAGGGCTCGGGGTGGGAGGGGTCACCACAGCGCCTGGGGCTCCCCCCAAGTTCCAAGGCGTGGTAGGCCCCAAAGACCAAGGGAGGCTCTGCAACTCGCCCTGTCCTCCTCCAAGTAGAACCTTCTTTAAAAGGACAGAATCCAGTTTCTCCAGCACCCTCTAGGGCATGTATGATAAAATGTGTGACAGCGCGAGCGAGTATAGGTGTATATGAAGGTGTGTAAATGAAGTGTGAGAGTGTATGTGGAAGGTGAGTGTGTCCCAACAGTGAGAGAGGAATGTATGAGGGAATATGGGTGTGTCAAGTTGTGTGATGTGTGCGCACATGAAATTGAGTGTGGAGTGTGTAACGGTGGCgagtgtgtgcgcgtgtgtgtaaGAGGAAGGACTCGGGGAGCCCGAGGGCTCATTACTTTCGCATTttgcaccccgcccgggagggacaggacccccctcccctcctggaggGGCCACACCGAGCTGGGCCTGGTGGCCCCAGTACCGCAGCAAATCCCAAGCGCCCCTCGCACGCCCTATCTTCCGAGCGCGGTGACCGCGCGGGGCTTGCTATCCGATGGGGAAGGAACGAGCCACCGgggcagctccagctccagcctccCTTCCCCATCGCCCTCCCCAAGTTCCCGGGGCCGGGCGGATGGGGGCTGCCGACCGTCCTGGGCGCCTTCCTGCTCCGGcggctgctgcttctgctccggggcggcggcggcggcggctggagCGCGTTGCCGGTCCCGGCGGAGGGGCTGCGGGAGCGCTGGAGACTCCACCGTGTGGGAACCCAGCGCGGGGCCTGTGTATGCTATCGAATTACTTATTCatagaaaaaaagggggggagagaaaaaaaagaagtcacatGTCCGGGTTATACGTATGCGAAGAGAAGCagcagaaggagggaaaaagtaaggcgagcaggagaaggaagagaagcagcggcagaagcggcggcggcgcgggaggcggcggcggcggcgcggccggGGACAGACACCCACCTGTATGAGTGCGCTTATGGATCTTGAGGTTCTCGGAGCGCGCGAAGACCTTGCCACAGCCCGGGAAGGGGCAGGGAAAGGGCTTCTCGCCGGTGTGCACGCGGATGTGGTTGATGAGCTTGTATTTGGCCTTGAAGGGCTTGCCCTCGCGCGGACAATCCTCCCAAAAGCAGACGTGGCTGCTTTGCTCGGGGCCGCCCACGTGCTCTACCGTGACGTGATTCACCAGCTCGTGCATGGTGCCGAAAGTTTTAGAGCAGGGCTTGGCGCCGCCGGCCgggggcggtggcggcggcggcggcggcccggccAGCTCGTCGGGGTCGATCCACTTGCAGATGAGCTCCTGCTTGATTGGCTGCCGCATGTAGCGCAGGAAGGCCCCGGCcgcccctgggaggtgggggtggtgctgATGCGGGTGCTGCGCGGGCgccggcggcggtggcggcgccGGGGGCGGCGCGTGGTGTTGCAGGTGGGGCCCCGGTCCAGCCGCCGCCGCGGCAGCCGCCGCTGCCGCCAGGTTCAGGTTTAAGTTCACAGCTCCGTAGCCATGCAGGGCGGCGGCTGCAGCGGCCGCAACCGCCCCGTAGTGCGCATCCCCAGAGCGCGGCGCGAAGGGCGGTTCGGCACGGCCGTACAGCTCAGCCGCCGcggctgccgccgctgccgccagCCCCAGGCGCATCTGGCCGTTGAGCGGGTGCGGGTGGCCGCCGGGGCCTCCCGGCGTGTCGTGCAGCGCGGGGAAGAGCGCCGGGCCCCCGCCGCCGCTGCCGTCCGGGCCGGCGTAGGTGCCGCTGGCCGAGATGAACATGCCGGCCGGGTGGGGAGGCGGGGCCGAAAGCTGGGGGGAGCCGGTGCCGGACCGCTGCTCCCCTCCGAGCGGGGCCCCGTGCATGGCCACCGCGGGGGCCGTGGCGGAAAGGTCCCTCCGGAGGACGAAGTCCCTGCTGTGGCCTttgccgctgctgccgccgccaccACTGTTGGTGGTGGTGTAGCCcgagagggcaggaggaggaggagggggagggggtgaaagagagggaggaagaggaggggctgggggcgggggcgcggaGGACTGCACGCTGCTGCTGCCCCCGCCGCCGGGGTAGGTGCTGGCGCCCGGGTGCACGACCGAGGCTGCAGCGCGGGCGGCGGCCGCTGGGGCCTCGGGCTGTGCGGGGAGCGCCTGTGAGTGAGGGTTGAGGCCAAGCGCGCTCGCCTGGGCCATGTGCTCGGGTCCGAGCGGAGTGATGGCCACGCTGGGGTCAGAGCCCAGGTCCCGAGGGAGGACGTGCGCTGTTGTGGCGCGGTGTTGGGAGTGGGCGGGCGGGCTGCCCAGCGCCGGGAAGCCTGTCATATTCTGAAATGGCCTGGCCTGAGCCGTTGCCAAATCCGCTAATCTCAGCGCTGGCGGGTTCCTCTTGCTCAAAGGGGGCTCCATCAGAACTACACAATCAGACCCATAGACCCTCACTGGGGAtacttttttccctctgcccGCCTTCAAAAACATGTATATATTAGGCGCTCTTTAACTTCTTTGTCCTGGCTTCCTAACTCTGCTTATTCCCGTTCCCACTCTGTCCTCCAGCGATTGGCAGAGCGAACACCACATTTGAGCTGCACAGTGGGACAGAGATTTTGGAAATGGCAAGGGTGGGATTGGAGGGAGCCGCGTGATTGGCAGCAGCCGCGGCTGCCCGATTGGCTCCCTTTCAGGCCCCTGGCCCAGCGGGAATCCGCCCCTGTGCTCACTGACGCCTTCGCTTTCGCTTCATGCCCCCTCCTCCCGTGGAGCCTTGCGTCCCCGCCTCCCCGGGGGATGCCCAAGTTGCACTTGCAGAAAGTTTACGCTGGGCCTGCGCGCGCAGCGCCCCGCGTTCCCATGACACGCCTGGGGGAGAGCGTGCGCCGGCACGCGGCCGAAGGGCGCCGGGCAGCTCTGGGCTGGGGACCCCCCGAGGGGCAAAAGGCTGGGGGGAGCCCCCAACTTCAAAAACCTCCGCTAGCTGCAGGCAGCGTCCGTTCCAGCATCCAAATGCTTTCTACCTCCTCCCTTGAAAGAGCTCCGGGCTGCTCTCTTGGGAGGAGGGTGAACAGATGTATGCCCGTTATCGTACTTGCAGAGGTGATGCTAAAAACTTATTTGGGAAGGACACTCAATCTTTCGAGCACTCACGTAGGGTGCACAGATAGACGGAATGAGGAAGGATATTAAAATCCTATTGGTTGGAAAATGCCAGGTGAAGTCAAAATTAATCTTTCCCGAAAGGAACCGTTTTACCTCGACTTTTTACCTCATGGAATCCTTTTCAGCATGGTTCAAAGGAGTTGGCTCGAAGTGTAATCTCACTGCTCATCGGTTCTAGATCTGCCATTTCCAATTACATTTACCGGGAGAAAAAACATCGGGCAACGATTCTGACTTTTGCCTCTCGGAGCTACAGTGGCAGGCCAGCCAAACAGCATCTCTCTAGAGGGACGCAGCTAAATAAACGATATCCGTTAAGCAGAAGTTCTCCTTCCGGTCCAGAACATATTCCATATGTGTGCCTTAGTTTCTTTGAAAGTGTCACAAATTAGAATTGACCCAatacaataattatattaaaatgaagcAATATCTTTGTGATTTATTTACTAATAGAATAACCTTTTATCCTGTTATCCTTTTCTAATAAACTCATCTAGAAGAAGAGATGTCTTACTTGAAAACCATAAACACTGGCTTAAAAAATAAGCAAGGCCCTTTCCTTTCAAGCAATTTGCtatcaaatcttttaaaaaagagaaataagttaTTGCATCGCTTTGGGGGGGCAAAGAAATGTGACATCACTCAAACTTTAAGGCTCTTACTGCCCCCAAAGTGTCacttcagctttaaaaagaaaacatcttaaGATTTTGCCATGTTCTATGATGCTCAAAAATTAAAGTCagggtttaaaattttaattttgctgCCCTcagtaaaattatttgaaaaaagggATAATGActaaactgtgattttttttcttttaggatacAGTAAAACATGTTACCAGCTTAATTCGTTTACAGTCCaagttaaaaacacacacaaacacacacaaactacATAAAGCCATCATCTGGAAGATCGTCCTGAGACGTGATAAGAAATGTTTTCAAAACAGCTGATTCCATAGTCCCATTTACATTGGTGTGAACAATGCTTAACAGGGAATTTCCCTGTGAGTCTTGGGAATGTCATTTCTCTTATAAAACTGACAAGCAAAGAAAATACTACAATCAAATTTCAAATGGGCTTTTTCTTTAAGCTTCAGTGAAACTCAAATACG from Camelus bactrianus isolate YW-2024 breed Bactrian camel chromosome 14, ASM4877302v1, whole genome shotgun sequence carries:
- the ZIC5 gene encoding zinc finger protein ZIC 5, which translates into the protein MEPPLSKRNPPALRLADLATAQARPFQNMTGFPALGSPPAHSQHRATTAHVLPRDLGSDPSVAITPLGPEHMAQASALGLNPHSQALPAQPEAPAAAARAAASVVHPGASTYPGGGGSSSVQSSAPPPPAPPLPPSLSPPPPPPPPALSGYTTTNSGGGGSSGKGHSRDFVLRRDLSATAPAVAMHGAPLGGEQRSGTGSPQLSAPPPHPAGMFISASGTYAGPDGSGGGGPALFPALHDTPGGPGGHPHPLNGQMRLGLAAAAAAAAAELYGRAEPPFAPRSGDAHYGAVAAAAAAALHGYGAVNLNLNLAAAAAAAAAAGPGPHLQHHAPPPAPPPPPAPAQHPHQHHPHLPGAAGAFLRYMRQPIKQELICKWIDPDELAGPPPPPPPPPAGGAKPCSKTFGTMHELVNHVTVEHVGGPEQSSHVCFWEDCPREGKPFKAKYKLINHIRVHTGEKPFPCPFPGCGKVFARSENLKIHKRTHTGEKPFKCEFDGCDRKFANSSDRKKHSHVHTSDKPYYCKIRGCDKSYTHPSSLRKHMKIHCKSPPPSPGALGYSSVGTPVGAPLSPVLDPTRSRSSTLSPQVTNLNEWYVCQASGAPSHLHTPSSNGTTSESEDEEIYGNSEVVRTIH